The genomic window GAAAAAGTAACGATCAAGACGCAATTAATAAAAATTTAGAAGATTTACAGAAAAATAATCAAGCGATCGCAGAATTATTTGAAAGTACCAATCCCCCCCTTGATGGGAAGCATCTTCAAGATGCCTATGGTGAACCTACTCAACAAGGTAACAACTGGAATGTGGCTATTCGCTTCGACCCCACAGGCGGTGAACTATTTGCCAACCTAACCAAAAATCTGGCAGGTACAGGACGCAGCATTGGTATTTTTCTAGATAATGAACTGATCAGTTCTCCTGTTGTCGGGGTAGAATTTGCAGCTACCGGGATTACTGGTGGCGCGGCTGTAATTACAGGTAGATTTACGGCCCAACAAGCCAATGATTTAGGCGTACAATTACGCGGTGGTGCTTTACCTGTACCAGTAGAAATTGCCGAAATTCGCACAGTTGGGGCAACCTTGGGTAAAGACAGTATCACAAGCAGCATCTATGCTGGGATTGGTGGTCTAATTTTAGTATTAATATTTATGGTGGTGTACTACAGACTACCAGGATTAATTGCGGATTTATCCTTAATCGTCTACGCCATCTTGACTTGGGCTAGCTTTTCTCTATTAGGTGTAACCCTCACGCTACCAGGAATCGCTGGATTTATTCTCAGTATCGGTATGGCAGTAGACGCAAACGTGCTAATTTTTGAACGCACACGGGAAGAATTAAGGACTGGTAAATCACTGTATCGTTCTGTAGAGTCAGGCTTTTACCGTGCTTTTTCCAGTATCTTAGATGGCAATGTTACAACAGTAATTGCCTGTGCAGCACTATTTTGGCTGGGTGCTGGTTTAGTCAAGGGCTTTGCTGTAACTCTAGCTTTGGGTGTAGCCGTCAGTATGTTCACAGCTATTACCTGTAGTCGCAGCTTAATGTTTGTCGCCATTTCCATTCCCGCACTACGTAAACCAGAACTATTTTGTCCAAACCTGCCAGCATCAGGGGCATCTAACAAGGCAGAGGTAGCTTAATGAAACTCAGTATTAACAAATCGCGATCGCTTTGGTGGACTATTTCTTGTGCCATCACCTTAGCTGGTATCATCTCAATGGTGATTTCTTGGCAAAACCCCAACATTCGCGCCCCCCTACGTCCGAGTTTAGATTTTGTTGGTGGCACAAGATTACAATTTGAACGAGATTGTACCAAACCTGGGAACTGTGACCAGCCATTAGATATTAACGTTGTGCGGGAAGTCGCTAAAGCCCAAGGACTTGGAGATAGCAGCATCCAAATCATTGCTGACAAAGAAACACGCCAAGATAATGGCATCTTAATTCGCACAAAAAATTTAGATCGCGAACAGCGTACCAAATTACAAACCGCCTTAAGTGAAAAAGTCGGCACTTTTGACGAGCAAAAAAATCAAATTGACACCGTAGGGCCGACCTTGGGGCGAGAGTTGTTTACCTCTGGTATCATCGCCCTGATTGTTTCTTTTGCAGGCATCATTATTTACTTAACCTTTCGGTTTCAGTTAGATTACGCCGTATTTGCGATCGTAGCCCTGCTTCACGATGTACTCATCACAACAGGAATCTTCTCAATTTTTGGTTTGGTTTTCGGTACAGAAGTAGATAGCTTATTTATTGTGGCTCTACTAACCATTACAGGTTTCTCTGTCAACGATACAGTAGTAATTTACGATCGCATTCGGGAAACATTAAAACTAAATCCTAACCAACCGATTACGGAGATTGTTGATGATGCAGTTAACCAAACTTTAGGCAGATCAATCAATACAACTTTAACCACCATGCTGCCATTGTTCGCTATCTTCCTATTTGGTGGCGAAACCCTGAAAAACTTCGCTTTAGCTCTAATTTTTGGCTTCATCGCTGGAGCATATTCTAGTATTTTCATCGCCAGCACCCTTTTGACAGTGTGGCGAGAACGTACAGCTAAATCTACAGTAGTAGCAACTGCTGGAGTAACTGATACATCTGTTGAGTAGTCCCCAATCCCCAATCCCCAATCCCCAATCCCCAGTCCCCAGTCCCCAGCATTGCCTATGACTCAACCAGAACAACCTGCAATTCCTGGCAATGAACAATCCTTAGCGCAACAAGTCCAAAAGCTACACCAGTTGACCGTATATGGGAGGTGGCTATTTGTTGGCTTTTTATGGTTGACAATTGCGCCTTTGTGTTTTTGGAATCTCCGCTCAGAAATTGCCTTATGGCAACAATACTTTACTTGGGCAGCAGTGCGTTATGGAATTTTATCTCATCCACTGTCTGCGATCGGTTTAGCTTTTTGTATTGGAATGACTACTTCCGTTTTAGTTTGGCAAAGTCGAAATATTTTACTAGGTTTACCACACCAAGAACAGCAACGCCTAGAAAAACAAGTATTTCAGATTCGCCAGCAAGGCCCTACTCATCCTTTATGGAAGTGGGTAGTCAATAGTCAATAGTTCAACCCCTGTCACCTGTCCCCTGTCACCTGTCCCCTGTCCCCTGTTGCATACATATACACTAACTCCGTAATTTCTTGCACAATATGATTGAAAGACAGTAAAAATACTGCCACATCGGAGTGCCTACATTATGAAACACTATCAGATTCAGTTTCGTGAACATCGCCATGCTGAAATAGACCTTTACCAACTCCAAGAGTTATTCGATCTTGCAGCTTTTTGGGCGAAAGGACGCAGTATTGAGGATTTGAGTATAGCTATTACCAACAGCGATCCAGTAATTTCTGTATGGGATGCAGAAAAACTGATTGGTTTTGCTAGAGCAACTTCCGATGGTATCTATCGGGCGACAATTTGGGATGTGGTAATTCACCCAGAGTATCAAGGTACTGGACTAGGCAGCAAATTAGTCGAAACAGTTTTAAGTCATCCCCGAATGCAGGTTGAGCGAGTTTACCTGATGACCACTCACCAACAAAAATTCTACGAAAAAATTGGTTTCCAAGCTAATAGCACTACAACTATGGTGTTGGACAACCAATCGAAAATTAGCACTATGACTACTATGGAAGTTCAGCTTCAAGAATCGCTAGGGGTATAGATATCTGTAGTCTAGTTAACGGATCTCTTTCAGAGATGGGAGATGGTAAGATATCTAACTTGCCTCCCATCACTTCTAACAGCTTTTGATTAAGTAATAGTTTCATTCCTGAAGAAAAACCAGTTTGATTTGGCTCAACATCAACAGACTTATCCTCAGATGTCAGCAAATCTATAGATTCATGATTTAGGAAGGCGTGATTAGGTAAATCTAGGGAAATTTGCACAAAATCACTATTAATAGCAGTAGAAATACAAATACTCCCTTCCGCCATCTGAGAAATAGCAGTATTTACTAAATTCAGTAATATTTGCCTGAACCAACGTTGGTCAGCCAAAATATAAGTCTCGCTATCTGGAGGCAAAATTCGCAACTTTAAATTGCGATCTACTGCCAGCATATAAGTTAAATTATAAACTTCTTGTAAAATCTCAGCTACAGGTTGGGGCTGAATATCTAGCTTGTTAGTCCCGTGTTCTATTCGGACAACATTGAGAATTTCATCCATCAGATGTAACAGCTTTAAAGCCCGTTCATGAGCTTGGGCAATAAATTCACGCTCTTCTGCCGGATCTTCGCATAAATCTGACAAAATTAACTGATGTAACCCAATCAAACCATTGAGAGGCGATCGCAATTCATGGGTAGTCCTCGCTAAAAACCCCCCTTTAAACAAGCTCATTTCCTTAGCCATTTCATACGCTAGCTGCGTATTTTTGATCTCTTCTGGGAGTGATAGCGTCTGCGTTTGATCTGTTGGCGTTATTGGTGAATCACTAGCAATGGGATTTACAGACTTTTTTGTTACCAATCCACGATAACCAACCCCTATTAATAGTCCTACTCCGAGATATATCCAGTTACTCCAATTCATAATTTGGCAGTTATTAACTTTTTAATTGACCACAAAAATGAAAAATCAGTTTCCAACTTAAATATTAAACATCTAAGTTTACTGCACCTTGACGTAAAATTTGCCAATTGCCCCCTGTCCATTTAGCAACAGTAGACGGCTGACTCAGTACAGTATTTTCACTGAAAAAATCCGGGGCTGTGGATTCCAAAGTCATCACTTCAGGAAACTGAGCGTCAATTTCTGCCATAGTTGCTAAAGCTGGCTGACCTGACAAATTAGCACTAGTAGTAGCTAGCACACCTGTTTGAGACAAAATTTTTTGCGCGATCGCACTTTTCGGAACTCGAATCCCAATTGTTGTAGGATCAGTCGGATTCATAGCCTTTGGGACGCGATCGCTAGCCGGTAAAACCAATGTCAATCCTCCCGGCCAATAGCGATTTACCACTTTTTGCCAAATCTGATATTCTGCTTCACTACCTTGCACATAAGGCCATAAATCTGCTGCATCAGCCGCCATCAAAATTAAAGGCTTATCTTGACTGCGCTGTTTAGTAGCAAAAATCAACGCCGCTTTCTCTGGTAAAGCCGCCAGCGCAGGAACGGTATCAGTAGGAAAGCTGACCACACAGCCAGAACCCACGCCAGCTATTAATCCCTCTAAAGAAACTCTAGTCACGTCGCTTTGCTCCGAATTCAAAATTCAAAATTCAAAATTCAAAATTCAAAATTAAATACCCCACAGATAAATCCGGGGGCTTGATTTAATCTTGTTTGAATTTTTTCTTCTCCATAAATAAATTTAGGGGCTTGTACCCTTTTTTTCTTTGGTCATAATTATCAGTATGAGTTAAGCAAACCATAACTCATAACTCATAACTCATAACTGATTACTCATAACTCATTACTCAGCACTTACAAAAGCTAAAGCAAACCGTTCCACACCCTCTAAATCCGTGTGAATTTGAATATTCTCATAACTACCCTGCTTTTGCAGAAGCATTTTTACCGCCTCAGCCTGTCCTGCCATCATTTCAATTAACCATACGCCGCCAGGTTTCAAATAACTGGGGGAGAATTCTATCAAGTGACGAATATCATCTAAGCCATCAAAACCACCATCTAGAGCTAAATGTGGTTCATGCTTGGCTACTTCTGGTTGTAGTGTCGGTACAATATTGCTGGGAATATAAGGTGGGTTGGATACCATCCCACTAAATTGACCTTTAAGGGCTGCTAACGGCTGCCACCATGACCCTTGATAAAATCGTATCCGGTCGGCTAAACCCAGATTATCGGCGTTTTTTTGTGCGATCGCTAAAGCTTCTAAACTGTAATCAACAGCATGAATTGTAGACTCTGAAAAGGCATCCGCTAGTCCTAAAGCGATCACACCACTACCAGTCCCTAAGTCTACCCAATGTCCTTGTTTTAGCTGTGACGAGACTTCACTTCTAGCCGCCATCACAGCTAAATCAATCAAGCATTCGGTTTCTGGTCTGGGAATTAACACCGCATCCGACACCTTCAGTCTAAAATTTCGCCAAGGTGTACTGCCAGCAATGTACTGTACTGGCAAGCGATCGTCTAAGCGTCTGTGCCACAAATGGTCTAACTCTTCTAAAGACAAAGCCATAATAATCTCAGCTTTGTCTTTAAAAGAGTCTAAGCGCAGTGCCAAGCGATCTAAGCCTGCTACCTCTTGGAGTAACCAATCTATTTCTGCTACTGGAACATTATTTGCGATCGCTTTTGCGATCGCTCTACTGCGCCATTGCCAAAGTTGTAACCCAGAAACTAAATTTAGCTTTTGCTCTACCATTTCATAGGACTTACGCATTGATCAAAATCATCAGCTATTAACGGTTAATTTTTCTAAATATTAGTCGCCAAAAGGCTAAAACGACCTATTTTATTAACACACAATTTCTCATTTGTACAGTGCGTAAGTCCAATATTCATTATTTTTTCGGAGCGGGTGCAGACGCTGGTCGATTTGGCGCAGGGGATTTTTTAACTAGCGATTGAATAAAACTGATAGACTCTCTTGATGGATACAAGACAATTTTGTTGATCATAGGATCATTGCTGCTATTAAGAGCTTCCATCACGCCAAACAGATCCACCACCTGAATCTCAGTATTAGCAGCTTCACCTGGTACAGCTTTTTTAAATTGATCTAACAAAGCTACAGCTTGCTCTTTCTCAAAGAAGAAAGGAATATACCTCTCGCTACCTTGTGCAACAGGTATAGTCAAATAGCTATTCTCTTTCTTAAATTTAGGTACAAATAAGGGGATACCATTAAATTGATTCCCTTTTTGACCAGTCTGATTTAACAGGCTAATTGCTGAATCTACCTGTTGTTGCATCGGCATTAAAGTATAAATAATCGAATCTGACTTCTTTTTTCCTTCTAGGACTATTTTATAGTAGTCAGCTAAGGACAGAGGCCTTACTTGTAGACTGTTTGCCAGTTGGGGATTTTCTTTCTTTAGGCGATTATCTAAAAATTTCTGAGCATCCTGCTTACTAATAAAAAATCCTACTTGAGAGATTGTCTTACCTTGGTTATTCCTAGAAATAATTACGAATTCACCTTTAGCATTGGTGAGCGTAAACACAGGAACTTCTTGCAGCTTTTTAACCACCTGCTCCTGTGGTAATGCTACTGCTTGTAGATTCCCTACTCCTGGCAAATCGGCTGATAATACACTACCAGCAATACCCAATATTACGCCCAAGCGAACCAATGCTTTCATGACTGTTCCTCGCATCAATACTTCAATTTAGTTATTAAGTTAGCCAAATAGTTGGATTTGCACAGCACCAACTAGTCTTAGTTATATAGCAATCCCTTCGATATGTGAAAAAGTTGTGCCGTTGTTAAATGCTAACAATCATCTCTCAAAACGTGATATTTTGACACTCCTCGACCTAAAGGTACGAGGATTCTTGATTCATAGGCACACCTTAAAGCTAGAAGGAATTAGGCTCGCTAATTCGACTCCCTCACCAAATAACCCTACCTAAAGGTGGTATTACTCAGCTATGGCAACTAGTTCCAGTGGGCTTGCCTCCCCAAGCGTTCGGGTACTTGCTGAAAGTGCCTTAAAAAGCCGTCCTAGAAGCGATGCACTGAGCTTGCCGAAGTGGACGGGGCTTGTATCCCATTGTTTTCGGTCACTAGTAGACTGTGATCAAGTTATATTTTTATCAAATTTACCTTGGTATGCGCCCAGCAATACTGTAAATGCCCATGATATGTAGCCGTTGTAGCATTTATGAAGCAAAAACTTTCTCAACTTCAAGCAGTCAATGCCATTGTATTGCCTTTCTCAAAATTAGAGACATGATCAAATAGTTAATTGTTCCACCAATCCCATTTCTAGTCACTCAGCCCAAAATTTTTATGTAGAAGCGCGATTAATCATGACTCTACATAAAAGCTTTGCAACCCTAATTCAACTTGGGTTTATGTATCAATTAATCTAAATCGGGATGACAGGATTTGAACCTGCGGCATCCTGCTCCCAAAGCAGGCGCGCTACCAAGCTGCGCTACATCCCGGACAGATGATTTCATGTTCATCAGCAATATTAACACTATACCATAAATAGCTAACTTTTTTATAGTCAGCTATTTATTCTGGTACAGAAAATTAATGAGGATACCAAAACATACCTTTGATACCTTCTGGATCTGCCATAAAACCCATAGTTCGGTAGAAATCTACCACATGAGGATCGGCGAAAAGAGTCACATTACTGATCTCTTCACTTCTGAGTTTTTTGAGGACGTATTTCATCAATGCCTTACCCATTCCTTTACCTTGAAAGTCTGGGTGAACTACCACATCCCAAATAGTGGCGTTAAAGGCATGATCTGAGGTAGCACGGGCAAAACCAATCAGCCGCCTCTGGTTGCCTCGCACCTGCCACATTGTGGCTACGAGAAAACTATGCTCAATAGCTTTTTTGACTTTTCTTAAGGGACGACGCGACCAACCGACAGCATCACAAAGTTCTTCTAGTTCATACAGATCAATATCTCGCTCAGTGCTAAAAACAATACGTTCTGCACTCCGAGTGACTCCTGATGAATCACTGTTGGAGTAAGAATTGCCTGTAGCGTCTACTGTATGCTCTTCAAAAGAGTTTGTTTTACTTGTTGTCGCAGATTCAGAGGTACTAAACCAAGTTTTCCAAAAACCCATGCCAACGTGGTTCGGGGAGTATAACTGAAATTGGTTTCCACTATTAAAAGTGTTGATTCACTCTTAACACAACCACTACCCTTCTTTAAACCTTACTCTCAATTTTTTTGGAGATTGTCGGGATTTTCAATGGCAACAGCTAGTTAATAGCGTGTTTCACACCAATCATATTCAACTTTAGCACTTTGTTGTCAAGGCTAGGAGAAATTCAGTGAACTACCTTGCCAGATAGATGGGACTTCCCAATTCAGATGATTGCAGGGCAAGATGGGGAACACTAGGGAGAGAGTGGAAAAAGGAAGTACAAAAATAAAAGGCAAAATCAAAGAATCTTTTGACTTTTTTATGTCCAGTCCCCAGTTCCCAGTCCCCAGGCGAAATAAGCAAGCGAGTTTTAACACCCAAGATGGCTTCTGGCTTAAAATCTTCAACACTGGAACTCCTAAAACGCTTTAATCGAGCGTTTCCCCAGTTTTATGAGCAATTTGTCAGCAGTGAAATTCAACTGCAAAATTTACGGTTAGCGTATCGTCTCTATAAAACCAAACGGGCTGTAATTGAGCTAAAACCGGAAGGTAATAAAAGTGCCTTGCATTTTGCTTACCGTAATCAGTCCTTTCTCCTCAGCGATATCTTTGGTGTGCTAGCAGCTTATGGGCTAACAATCCACGGGTTGAGTTTATATGGACAAATTCGCCCTCCCATGCTCGTTTTTATCAAACTTTTGGTATCTCGTGGTA from Nostoc sp. UHCC 0870 includes these protein-coding regions:
- the secF gene encoding protein translocase subunit SecF gives rise to the protein MKLSINKSRSLWWTISCAITLAGIISMVISWQNPNIRAPLRPSLDFVGGTRLQFERDCTKPGNCDQPLDINVVREVAKAQGLGDSSIQIIADKETRQDNGILIRTKNLDREQRTKLQTALSEKVGTFDEQKNQIDTVGPTLGRELFTSGIIALIVSFAGIIIYLTFRFQLDYAVFAIVALLHDVLITTGIFSIFGLVFGTEVDSLFIVALLTITGFSVNDTVVIYDRIRETLKLNPNQPITEIVDDAVNQTLGRSINTTLTTMLPLFAIFLFGGETLKNFALALIFGFIAGAYSSIFIASTLLTVWRERTAKSTVVATAGVTDTSVE
- a CDS encoding sensor histidine kinase, with the protein product MNWSNWIYLGVGLLIGVGYRGLVTKKSVNPIASDSPITPTDQTQTLSLPEEIKNTQLAYEMAKEMSLFKGGFLARTTHELRSPLNGLIGLHQLILSDLCEDPAEEREFIAQAHERALKLLHLMDEILNVVRIEHGTNKLDIQPQPVAEILQEVYNLTYMLAVDRNLKLRILPPDSETYILADQRWFRQILLNLVNTAISQMAEGSICISTAINSDFVQISLDLPNHAFLNHESIDLLTSEDKSVDVEPNQTGFSSGMKLLLNQKLLEVMGGKLDILPSPISERDPLTRLQISIPLAILEAELP
- a CDS encoding GNAT family N-acetyltransferase, with product MGFWKTWFSTSESATTSKTNSFEEHTVDATGNSYSNSDSSGVTRSAERIVFSTERDIDLYELEELCDAVGWSRRPLRKVKKAIEHSFLVATMWQVRGNQRRLIGFARATSDHAFNATIWDVVVHPDFQGKGMGKALMKYVLKKLRSEEISNVTLFADPHVVDFYRTMGFMADPEGIKGMFWYPH
- a CDS encoding Tic22 family protein, with translation MKALVRLGVILGIAGSVLSADLPGVGNLQAVALPQEQVVKKLQEVPVFTLTNAKGEFVIISRNNQGKTISQVGFFISKQDAQKFLDNRLKKENPQLANSLQVRPLSLADYYKIVLEGKKKSDSIIYTLMPMQQQVDSAISLLNQTGQKGNQFNGIPLFVPKFKKENSYLTIPVAQGSERYIPFFFEKEQAVALLDQFKKAVPGEAANTEIQVVDLFGVMEALNSSNDPMINKIVLYPSRESISFIQSLVKKSPAPNRPASAPAPKK
- the prmC gene encoding peptide chain release factor N(5)-glutamine methyltransferase → MRKSYEMVEQKLNLVSGLQLWQWRSRAIAKAIANNVPVAEIDWLLQEVAGLDRLALRLDSFKDKAEIIMALSLEELDHLWHRRLDDRLPVQYIAGSTPWRNFRLKVSDAVLIPRPETECLIDLAVMAARSEVSSQLKQGHWVDLGTGSGVIALGLADAFSESTIHAVDYSLEALAIAQKNADNLGLADRIRFYQGSWWQPLAALKGQFSGMVSNPPYIPSNIVPTLQPEVAKHEPHLALDGGFDGLDDIRHLIEFSPSYLKPGGVWLIEMMAGQAEAVKMLLQKQGSYENIQIHTDLEGVERFALAFVSAE
- a CDS encoding L-threonylcarbamoyladenylate synthase; protein product: MTRVSLEGLIAGVGSGCVVSFPTDTVPALAALPEKAALIFATKQRSQDKPLILMAADAADLWPYVQGSEAEYQIWQKVVNRYWPGGLTLVLPASDRVPKAMNPTDPTTIGIRVPKSAIAQKILSQTGVLATTSANLSGQPALATMAEIDAQFPEVMTLESTAPDFFSENTVLSQPSTVAKWTGGNWQILRQGAVNLDV
- a CDS encoding GNAT family N-acetyltransferase; translation: MKHYQIQFREHRHAEIDLYQLQELFDLAAFWAKGRSIEDLSIAITNSDPVISVWDAEKLIGFARATSDGIYRATIWDVVIHPEYQGTGLGSKLVETVLSHPRMQVERVYLMTTHQQKFYEKIGFQANSTTTMVLDNQSKISTMTTMEVQLQESLGV
- the secD gene encoding protein translocase subunit SecD, whose protein sequence is MQRQRSLLALIFVLVIAAVAAIALIPVPLGLDLRGGSQLTIQVKPSAEIKQITERELDGVKKVVEGRINGLGVSEPVIQTVGTDKILVQLPGVNDPEQAERVLGGTAQLEFRQQKPTTETQLFAFQASRAELKVKQEELRKSNDQDAINKNLEDLQKNNQAIAELFESTNPPLDGKHLQDAYGEPTQQGNNWNVAIRFDPTGGELFANLTKNLAGTGRSIGIFLDNELISSPVVGVEFAATGITGGAAVITGRFTAQQANDLGVQLRGGALPVPVEIAEIRTVGATLGKDSITSSIYAGIGGLILVLIFMVVYYRLPGLIADLSLIVYAILTWASFSLLGVTLTLPGIAGFILSIGMAVDANVLIFERTREELRTGKSLYRSVESGFYRAFSSILDGNVTTVIACAALFWLGAGLVKGFAVTLALGVAVSMFTAITCSRSLMFVAISIPALRKPELFCPNLPASGASNKAEVA